The following coding sequences lie in one Scatophagus argus isolate fScaArg1 chromosome 9, fScaArg1.pri, whole genome shotgun sequence genomic window:
- the cep72 gene encoding centrosomal protein of 72 kDa isoform X1, translated as MAAECLTTVTEQWIRDRLQLKRPCLGDVRSLSLPGTHREKIRHLGTALNNFVRLKSLDLSYNALVSVKGIQHLKLLERLILYYNCIPSLEEVKELYELPALTELDLRLNPLTKGHPHYRSHVVHAMPNLRKLDGCSVRDTERKAAIMQFSSDLLPQQDSSSVNQTADLRGSNQRLALVNRLTKRLSLLTDTDDIVLNFVATDHGCQNEAQPLSDSVRKETEQVKREESFTDFTDQRSSTPKKEIAKSILRNPPTRYDDRESKVPNTKKPLHKRSSTSLNVTDRPKVSFGPCVEEHRPVPGKQKQKDLPKQTRLVARGHFTPNPDQSCCHSSSFINIRPPSPRRPGLNLSNPSNPILHPPRLTYSSFNKTEGSSSLVQKEEKKKRGSYRKPLEMLLNLVDKHWAGERSLHQNNNFLSQAVQILSMMENDISSREAEVRTLRREADALSFQAAAREEEYKTEVRKLSAQLEEADGAARKLNEQLRIVLEENVALQKQLIKLERQYLKSMMKSSPITQIKEAQTEVEELRKEIEGLRGKVQEAEKVKELSNMLQESHRSLVATNECLLAELKGSAEL; from the exons ATGGCGGCGGAGTGTCTGACAACAGTAACAGAGCAATGGATACGGGATAGATTACAATTAAAACGCCCATGTCTTG GTGATGTCCGGTCATTGAGCCTCCCGGGGACACACAGGGAGAAGATCAGACATCTGGGAACCGCACTGAATAACTTTGTCCGTCTGAAGTCTCTGGACCTCTCCTACAACGCGCTCGTATCCGTTAAG GGGATTCAGCATTTGAAACTGCTGGAGAGGCTGATCCTGTACTATAACTGCATACCTTCCCTTGAAGAGGTGAAAGAGCTGTATGAGCTGCCAGCTTTGACAGAGCTGGACCTCAGACTCAACCCTCTGACCAAGGGTCACCCACATTACCGCAGTCACGTGGTACATGCCATGCCCAACCTACGCAAACTAG ATGGGTGTTCAGTCAGAGACACTGAACGCAAAGCTGCCATAATGCAGTTCTCCTCTGACCTTCTGCCTCAGCAGGACAGCTCATCTGTGAATCAGACAGCTGACCTAAG AGGCAGCAATCAGAGGCTGGCTTTAGTTAACCGCTTAACCAAGAGGCTCTCTCTCCTGACCGACACGGATGACATTGTGTTGAATTTTGTTGCGACTGATCATGGATGCCAAAATGAagctcagcccctctctgaCTCAGTTCGTAAGGAAACAGAGC AAGTCAAGAGGGAAGAATCTTTTACAGATTTTACAGATCAAAGGAGTTCTACGCCAAAAAAG gaaATTGCTAAATCCATCCTCAGGAATCCCCCCACAAGATACG ATGACAGAGAGTCCAAAGTGCCAAACACAAAGAAACCACTTCATAAAAGAAGCTCTACCTCCTTAAATGTGACTGATAGACCAAAAGTGTCTTTTGGCCCCTGTGTAGAGGAACATAGGCCTGtgcctggaaaacaaaagcaaaaggaCCTCCCAAAACAAACCAGACTTGTAGCCAGAGGACATTTTACCCCCAATCCTG ATCAAAGTTGCTGTCACAGTTCGTCATTTATTAATATCCGGCCTCCCAGTCCACGTCGGCCTGGTTTAAATCTGTCTAACCCATCTAACCCCATCTTACATCCTCCAAGACTGACTTATTCCAGCTTCAACAAGACAGAGGGCAGCTCCAGCCTAgtgcagaaagaggaaaagaaaaaaagg GGTAGTTATAGGAAACCACTGGAGATGCTCCTCAACCTCGTGGACAAACACTGGGCGGGAGAGAGATCACTgcatcaaaacaacaacttcCTGT CTCAGGCAGTCCAGATCCTCTCAATGATGGAAAATGATATTTCCAGTCGGGAGGCTGAGGTCAGGACCTTAAGACGGGAAgctgatgcactgagcttcCAAGCAGCTGCGCGAGAGGAAGAGTACAAAACTGAAGTCCGTAAGCTCTCTGCTCAGCTGGAGGAAGCTGATGGTGCAGCT AGGAAACTAAATGAGCAGCTGAGGATTGTCTTGGAGGAAAATGTGGCTCTGCAGAAACAGCTCATCAAGTTAGAACGGCAGTATCTCAAGTCTATGATGAAAAGTTCACCTATTACTCAGATTAAAG AGGCTCAGACAGaagtggaggagctgaggaagGAGATTGAGGGGTTGAGGGGAAAAGTACAGGAGGCTGAGAAAGTCAAAGAATTGTCCAATATGCTGCAAGAAAGCCACAG GTCCCTGGTGGCTACTAACGAGTGTTTGCTAGCAGAGCTGAAGGGAAGTGCTGAACTTTAA
- the LOC124064323 gene encoding uncharacterized protein LOC124064323 isoform X1, protein MLRLGRVTNLRSLQLSSITKAKRHRLIADTPPPYLSNCGCIQVLSKRSMASCATEWITSCSNIILSVTALYSSYRLFKDHRASSVGLFVLGITAAVCIAHPSGSGITSAQREAEWAGEVLAPALVSFDFLWLSEDHSTAHILLCGSCLLLGLCDWLSADALTVMTSCLGLSSLSCCLTVCLFASNALGALGSVALSLPLLVAPRAGANTFAPLLSPAAAEGLIKWLLKGSMSFGCWASTKALGKFLLDVTDQCNTSI, encoded by the exons ATGCTGAGGCTTGGGAGAGTAACTAACTTAAGATCGCTACAACTATCCTCCATAACAAAAGCTAAACGCCACCGCTTGATAGCTG ACACTCCGCCGCCATACCTTTCGAACTGTGGATGCATTCAGGTACTGTCAAAAA GATCAATGGCGTCCTGTGCAACTGAGTGGATAACATCCTGTTCCAACATCATTTTGTCCGTCACAGCACTGTACTCTTCTTACAGACTCTTTAAG GATCATAGGGCTTCGTCAGTGGGCCTCTTCGTGCTTGGAATCACAGCCGCAGTTTGCATCGCGCATCCCTCCGGCTCAGGTATCACCTCTGcccagagagaggcagagtgggCCGGCGAGGTTCTGGCCCCAGCACTGGTCTCTTTTGATTTTCTATGGCTCAGTGAAGACCACAGCACGGCACATATTCTCCTGTGTGGCTCTTGCCTGCTGCTGGGACTGTGTGACTGGCTGTCAGCAGATGCtctcacagtgatgacaagCTGCCTGGGTCTGTCTTCCCTGTCTTGCTGCCTGACGGTGTGTCTGTTTGCTAGTAATGCTTTAGGGGCCTTGGGCAGTGTGGCCCTCAGCCTCCCCTTGCTTGTGGCTCCAAGGGCTGGGGCAAACACTTTTGCACCGCTcctttctccagcagcagctgagggaCTCATCAAGTGGCTTTTAAAAGGTTCCATGTCGTTTGGCTGTTGGGCGTCCACAAAGGCCCTCGGCAAGTTTCTGTTGGATGTGACTGACCAATGTAACACAAGTATTTAG
- the cep72 gene encoding centrosomal protein of 72 kDa isoform X2, which produces MAAECLTTVTEQWIRDRLQLKRPCLGDVRSLSLPGTHREKIRHLGTALNNFVRLKSLDLSYNALVSVKGIQHLKLLERLILYYNCIPSLEEVKELYELPALTELDLRLNPLTKGHPHYRSHVVHAMPNLRKLDGCSVRDTERKAAIMQFSSDLLPQQDSSSVNQTADLRGSNQRLALVNRLTKRLSLLTDTDDIVLNFVATDHGCQNEAQPLSDSVQVKREESFTDFTDQRSSTPKKEIAKSILRNPPTRYDDRESKVPNTKKPLHKRSSTSLNVTDRPKVSFGPCVEEHRPVPGKQKQKDLPKQTRLVARGHFTPNPDQSCCHSSSFINIRPPSPRRPGLNLSNPSNPILHPPRLTYSSFNKTEGSSSLVQKEEKKKRGSYRKPLEMLLNLVDKHWAGERSLHQNNNFLSQAVQILSMMENDISSREAEVRTLRREADALSFQAAAREEEYKTEVRKLSAQLEEADGAARKLNEQLRIVLEENVALQKQLIKLERQYLKSMMKSSPITQIKEAQTEVEELRKEIEGLRGKVQEAEKVKELSNMLQESHRSLVATNECLLAELKGSAEL; this is translated from the exons ATGGCGGCGGAGTGTCTGACAACAGTAACAGAGCAATGGATACGGGATAGATTACAATTAAAACGCCCATGTCTTG GTGATGTCCGGTCATTGAGCCTCCCGGGGACACACAGGGAGAAGATCAGACATCTGGGAACCGCACTGAATAACTTTGTCCGTCTGAAGTCTCTGGACCTCTCCTACAACGCGCTCGTATCCGTTAAG GGGATTCAGCATTTGAAACTGCTGGAGAGGCTGATCCTGTACTATAACTGCATACCTTCCCTTGAAGAGGTGAAAGAGCTGTATGAGCTGCCAGCTTTGACAGAGCTGGACCTCAGACTCAACCCTCTGACCAAGGGTCACCCACATTACCGCAGTCACGTGGTACATGCCATGCCCAACCTACGCAAACTAG ATGGGTGTTCAGTCAGAGACACTGAACGCAAAGCTGCCATAATGCAGTTCTCCTCTGACCTTCTGCCTCAGCAGGACAGCTCATCTGTGAATCAGACAGCTGACCTAAG AGGCAGCAATCAGAGGCTGGCTTTAGTTAACCGCTTAACCAAGAGGCTCTCTCTCCTGACCGACACGGATGACATTGTGTTGAATTTTGTTGCGACTGATCATGGATGCCAAAATGAagctcagcccctctctgaCTCAGTTC AAGTCAAGAGGGAAGAATCTTTTACAGATTTTACAGATCAAAGGAGTTCTACGCCAAAAAAG gaaATTGCTAAATCCATCCTCAGGAATCCCCCCACAAGATACG ATGACAGAGAGTCCAAAGTGCCAAACACAAAGAAACCACTTCATAAAAGAAGCTCTACCTCCTTAAATGTGACTGATAGACCAAAAGTGTCTTTTGGCCCCTGTGTAGAGGAACATAGGCCTGtgcctggaaaacaaaagcaaaaggaCCTCCCAAAACAAACCAGACTTGTAGCCAGAGGACATTTTACCCCCAATCCTG ATCAAAGTTGCTGTCACAGTTCGTCATTTATTAATATCCGGCCTCCCAGTCCACGTCGGCCTGGTTTAAATCTGTCTAACCCATCTAACCCCATCTTACATCCTCCAAGACTGACTTATTCCAGCTTCAACAAGACAGAGGGCAGCTCCAGCCTAgtgcagaaagaggaaaagaaaaaaagg GGTAGTTATAGGAAACCACTGGAGATGCTCCTCAACCTCGTGGACAAACACTGGGCGGGAGAGAGATCACTgcatcaaaacaacaacttcCTGT CTCAGGCAGTCCAGATCCTCTCAATGATGGAAAATGATATTTCCAGTCGGGAGGCTGAGGTCAGGACCTTAAGACGGGAAgctgatgcactgagcttcCAAGCAGCTGCGCGAGAGGAAGAGTACAAAACTGAAGTCCGTAAGCTCTCTGCTCAGCTGGAGGAAGCTGATGGTGCAGCT AGGAAACTAAATGAGCAGCTGAGGATTGTCTTGGAGGAAAATGTGGCTCTGCAGAAACAGCTCATCAAGTTAGAACGGCAGTATCTCAAGTCTATGATGAAAAGTTCACCTATTACTCAGATTAAAG AGGCTCAGACAGaagtggaggagctgaggaagGAGATTGAGGGGTTGAGGGGAAAAGTACAGGAGGCTGAGAAAGTCAAAGAATTGTCCAATATGCTGCAAGAAAGCCACAG GTCCCTGGTGGCTACTAACGAGTGTTTGCTAGCAGAGCTGAAGGGAAGTGCTGAACTTTAA
- the si:ch211-257p13.3 gene encoding kinesin-like protein KIFC3, with protein MYAFYSLLVYIFYTVFKKEEEEEALEGACGDSSDETGPVSMETESRTRDGHTSKMGKKACAQLSESSSSSDSDEMSLSDEDEKDAPDIPACTPLAAFLSFKQEAEKRRASQVQMEPTGKMSESPLVAVMSHLLTFLEQYSHFQQLQQQADQYRVQLKRHRVQHRRQMKALRASYRQRLRDKNSIISSLEEAISQQQTPSPLSEGESSSDAGTQAGVHKLVESLYGLQGERSKLRGELRLLHSQLEQKEKDRHSRIQAFQQQIDELKSCIEEREEELSRLRTATGATDSEKRVLCLSAENESLKQNLSLTQGLLQQLSTIPSQSSTMLIKENENLRSRVQQLEISLQQRAEHLAQLERQNEQSEWRRGEELRKREDRVRELQLELDRERGKDPVVKYVTQTVEVESPATLKHLTKARQRNELLSEKLATQNGRCKQLEEQIRKSDEYSCNLQHKIAAYEREISKLREELLKEIGHLEERKEEAVKAAASCSAEHFQNLQDQFFSLQKRLTALPPTLRSMKTDYASLRSQVRNFSEFYGAAISDAKKQISAAISEMSEANKDLLEKYRKEVALRRKYHEQLVELKGNIRVLCRVKPVLKEDQHEDGQSVVVTTDPNNESSLTVLNKGKGRIFELDKVFHPQATQEEVFQEIEPLVTSCIDGYHVCIFAYGQTGSGKTYTMEGSVENPGINQRALKHLFSVIEERKDMWSYTVTVSSVEIYNEVLRDLLSKDGEKLDIKINPDGTGQLHVPGLRVIEVKSFQHIKKILATARRNRITFGTQMNQHSSRSHALLCITVQGTDLATESKTTGKLNLVDLAGSERVWKSGAEGERLKEAQNINRSLLALGDVIQALRARQTHIPFRNSRLTYLLQDSLGKGSKTVMVVQVSALESNVGETLCSLKFAQRVCKVELGPAARKIESGGGQCD; from the exons ATGTATGCCTTCTACTCCCTTTTAGTCTACATCTTCTACACTGTCTttaagaaggaggaggaggaggaagcctTGGAAGGGGCGTGTGGAGATTCCTCAGAC GAGACAGGacctgtttccatggaaacagagAGCAGGACGAGAGATGGCCACACCTCCAAAATGGGAAAAAAGGCTTGTGCTCAGCTCAGTGAGTCAA GCAGTagcagtgacagtgatgaaATGTCTTTGAGTGATGAGGATGAGAAAGATGCCCCAGACATCCCAGCATGCACTCCTCTTGCTGCCTTTTTGTCCTTCAAGCAGGAGGCTGAGAAAAGGAGGGCCTCACAAGTTCAGATGGAACCAACAGGAAAG ATGTCAGAGTCTCCCCTGGTGGCTGTGATGTCCCACTTGCTGACTTTTCTGGAGCAGTACTCTCActtccagcagctgcagcagcaggccgACCAGTACAGGGTCCAGCTGAAGAGACACCGCGTCCAGCACCGTCGTCAGATGAAGGCCCTGCGGGCATCCTACCGCCAGCGTCTCAGAGACAAGAACAGCATCATCAGCAGCCTGGAGGAGGCCATCAGCCAGCAACAGACCCCCAGTCCACTGAGTGAGG GTGAGTCCAGCAGTGATGCGGGGACACAAGCTGGGGTCCACAAGCTGGTTGAATCTCTGTACGGTCTCCAGGGTGAGAGGAGCAAGCTGAGAGGAGAACTCCGTCTGCTGCACTCTCAGCTggaacagaaggaaaaagacagacattcTCGCATACAGGCCTTTCAACAGCAG ATCGATGAACTCAAGAGTTGCATAGAGGAGCGTGAGGAGGAGCTGTCAAGACTGAGAACAGCCACT GGAGCCACAGACTCTGAGAAGCGGgttctgtgtctgtcagcagaaaACGAGAGTCTGAAACAGAACCTGAGCCTTACTCAAggcctcctgcagcagctgtcaaCCATCCCCTCCCAGTCCAGCACCATGCTCATCAAG GAGAATGAAAACCTCCGCAGCAGAGTGCAGCAGCTGGAGATATCCCTACAGCAGCGTGCTGAGCACCTGGCACAACTTGAGAGACAAAACGAACAAAGcgagtggaggagaggagaggagctgaggaAGCGAGAGGACCGAGTGagggagctgcagctggagttggacagagagagaggcaaggATCCAGTGGTGAAG tatGTCACCCAGACTGTGGAGGTGGAATCACCAGCCACATTAAAGCACCTGACTAAAGCCAGACAGAGGAATGAACTGCTGTCTGAAAAGCTGGCCACTCAGAATGGGCGGTGCAAACAACTGGAGGAACAAATCAGGAAGTCTGATGAATACAGCTGCAATCTGCAGCACAAG ATTGCAGCATATGAGAGAGAAATCAGTAAACTGAGAGAGGAGCTGTTGAAGGAGATTGGCCAtttggaggagaggaaggaggaagccGTGAAGGCTGCTGCCAGCTGCTCAGCTGAGCACTTTCAGAACCTGCAGGACCAATTCTTCA GCTTGCAAAAGCGTTTGACAGCGCTCCCTCCGACTTTGCGCTCCATGAAGACAGACTATGCCAGTCTGAGGAGCCAGGTTCGAAACTTCTCTGAGTTTTATGGAGCAGCTATCAGCGATGCAAAAAAACAG ATTTCTGCAGCTATCAGTGAGATGTCCGAAGCCAACAAAGATCTTCTGGAGAAATACAGGAAGGAGGTCGCGCTGCGCAGAAAGTACCACGAGCAGTTGGTGGAGCTCAAAG GCAACATCCGCGTGCTGTGCCGTGTGAAGCCCGTGCTGAAGGAGGACCAGCATGAGGATGGCCAGTCTGTGGTGGTGACGACAGACCCCAACAACGAGTCCTCTCTCACTGTGCTGAACAAAGGAAAGGGTCGCATCTTTGAACTGGACAAGGTCTTCCACCCTCAGGCCACACAGGAAGAG GTCTTTCAGGAAATTGAGCCTCTGGTGACGTCCTGCATCGATGGCTACCATGTCTGCATATTTGCTTATGGACAGACTGGCTCTGGAAAAACATACACCATGGAG GGCAGTGTAGAGAACCCGGGCATTAACCAGCGAGCCCTGAAACATCTCTTCAGCGTGATTGAGGAGAGGAAGGACATGTGGTCTtacactgtcactgtcagctCTGTGGAGATCTACAATGAGGTGCTAAG GGACCTGCTGAGTAAGGACGGAGAGAAACTGGACATAAAGATCAACCCGGATGGAACAGGACAGCTGCATGTGCCAGGCCTCAGGGTCATCGAAGTTAAGAGCTTTCAGCACATCAAGAAG aTTTTGGCCACAGCCCGAAGGAACAGGATCACTTTTGGCACTCAGATGAACCAGCACAGCTCCCGCTCCCATGCTCTGCTTTGCATCACTGTTCAGGGCACTGACCTCGCCACCGAGTCCAAAACCACAG GCAAGTTGAACCTGGTGGACCTGGCTGGCTCTGAGAGGGTATGGAAGTCtggtgcagagggagagaggctgaaaGAGGCCCAGAACATTAACCGCTCCCTGCTGGCACTGGGGGACGTGATTCAGGCGCTGAGAGCTCGGCAGACTCATATCCCTTTCAGGAACTCCCGCCTTACATACTTATTGCAAGACTCCCTGGGCAAAGGCAGCAAGACTGTCATGGTGGTGCAG GTGTCTGCTCTGGAGAGTAATGTGGGAGAGACGCTGTGCTCACTCAAGTTTGCCCAGAGGGTGTGTAAGGTTGAACTGGGTCCGGCAGCCAGGAAGATCGAGTCTGGTGGAGGGCAATGCGACTGA
- the cep72 gene encoding centrosomal protein of 72 kDa isoform X4, with the protein MPNLRKLDGCSVRDTERKAAIMQFSSDLLPQQDSSSVNQTADLRGSNQRLALVNRLTKRLSLLTDTDDIVLNFVATDHGCQNEAQPLSDSVRKETEQVKREESFTDFTDQRSSTPKKEIAKSILRNPPTRYDDRESKVPNTKKPLHKRSSTSLNVTDRPKVSFGPCVEEHRPVPGKQKQKDLPKQTRLVARGHFTPNPDQSCCHSSSFINIRPPSPRRPGLNLSNPSNPILHPPRLTYSSFNKTEGSSSLVQKEEKKKRGSYRKPLEMLLNLVDKHWAGERSLHQNNNFLSQAVQILSMMENDISSREAEVRTLRREADALSFQAAAREEEYKTEVRKLSAQLEEADGAARKLNEQLRIVLEENVALQKQLIKLERQYLKSMMKSSPITQIKEAQTEVEELRKEIEGLRGKVQEAEKVKELSNMLQESHRSLVATNECLLAELKGSAEL; encoded by the exons ATGCCCAACCTACGCAAACTAG ATGGGTGTTCAGTCAGAGACACTGAACGCAAAGCTGCCATAATGCAGTTCTCCTCTGACCTTCTGCCTCAGCAGGACAGCTCATCTGTGAATCAGACAGCTGACCTAAG AGGCAGCAATCAGAGGCTGGCTTTAGTTAACCGCTTAACCAAGAGGCTCTCTCTCCTGACCGACACGGATGACATTGTGTTGAATTTTGTTGCGACTGATCATGGATGCCAAAATGAagctcagcccctctctgaCTCAGTTCGTAAGGAAACAGAGC AAGTCAAGAGGGAAGAATCTTTTACAGATTTTACAGATCAAAGGAGTTCTACGCCAAAAAAG gaaATTGCTAAATCCATCCTCAGGAATCCCCCCACAAGATACG ATGACAGAGAGTCCAAAGTGCCAAACACAAAGAAACCACTTCATAAAAGAAGCTCTACCTCCTTAAATGTGACTGATAGACCAAAAGTGTCTTTTGGCCCCTGTGTAGAGGAACATAGGCCTGtgcctggaaaacaaaagcaaaaggaCCTCCCAAAACAAACCAGACTTGTAGCCAGAGGACATTTTACCCCCAATCCTG ATCAAAGTTGCTGTCACAGTTCGTCATTTATTAATATCCGGCCTCCCAGTCCACGTCGGCCTGGTTTAAATCTGTCTAACCCATCTAACCCCATCTTACATCCTCCAAGACTGACTTATTCCAGCTTCAACAAGACAGAGGGCAGCTCCAGCCTAgtgcagaaagaggaaaagaaaaaaagg GGTAGTTATAGGAAACCACTGGAGATGCTCCTCAACCTCGTGGACAAACACTGGGCGGGAGAGAGATCACTgcatcaaaacaacaacttcCTGT CTCAGGCAGTCCAGATCCTCTCAATGATGGAAAATGATATTTCCAGTCGGGAGGCTGAGGTCAGGACCTTAAGACGGGAAgctgatgcactgagcttcCAAGCAGCTGCGCGAGAGGAAGAGTACAAAACTGAAGTCCGTAAGCTCTCTGCTCAGCTGGAGGAAGCTGATGGTGCAGCT AGGAAACTAAATGAGCAGCTGAGGATTGTCTTGGAGGAAAATGTGGCTCTGCAGAAACAGCTCATCAAGTTAGAACGGCAGTATCTCAAGTCTATGATGAAAAGTTCACCTATTACTCAGATTAAAG AGGCTCAGACAGaagtggaggagctgaggaagGAGATTGAGGGGTTGAGGGGAAAAGTACAGGAGGCTGAGAAAGTCAAAGAATTGTCCAATATGCTGCAAGAAAGCCACAG GTCCCTGGTGGCTACTAACGAGTGTTTGCTAGCAGAGCTGAAGGGAAGTGCTGAACTTTAA
- the LOC124064323 gene encoding uncharacterized protein LOC124064323 isoform X2, with product MLRLGRVTNLRSLQLSSITKAKRHRLIADTPPPYLSNCGCIQVLSKRSMASCATEWITSCSNIILSVTALYSSYRLFKDHRASSVGLFVLGITAAVCIAHPSGSGITSAQREAEWAGEVLAPALVSFDFLWLSEDHSTAHILLCGSCLLLGLCDWLSADALTVMTSCLGLSSLSCCLTVCLFASNALGALGSVALSLPLLVAPRAGANTFAPLLSPAAAEGLIKWLLKGSMSFGCWASTKALSKFLLDVTDQCNTSI from the exons ATGCTGAGGCTTGGGAGAGTAACTAACTTAAGATCGCTACAACTATCCTCCATAACAAAAGCTAAACGCCACCGCTTGATAGCTG ACACTCCGCCGCCATACCTTTCGAACTGTGGATGCATTCAGGTACTGTCAAAAA GATCAATGGCGTCCTGTGCAACTGAGTGGATAACATCCTGTTCCAACATCATTTTGTCCGTCACAGCACTGTACTCTTCTTACAGACTCTTTAAG GATCATAGGGCTTCGTCAGTGGGCCTCTTCGTGCTTGGAATCACAGCCGCAGTTTGCATCGCGCATCCCTCCGGCTCAGGTATCACCTCTGcccagagagaggcagagtgggCCGGCGAGGTTCTGGCCCCAGCACTGGTCTCTTTTGATTTTCTATGGCTCAGTGAAGACCACAGCACGGCACATATTCTCCTGTGTGGCTCTTGCCTGCTGCTGGGACTGTGTGACTGGCTGTCAGCAGATGCtctcacagtgatgacaagCTGCCTGGGTCTGTCTTCCCTGTCTTGCTGCCTGACGGTGTGTCTGTTTGCTAGTAATGCTTTAGGGGCCTTGGGCAGTGTGGCCCTCAGCCTCCCCTTGCTTGTGGCTCCAAG GGCTGGGGCAAACACTTTTGCACCGCTcctttctccagcagcagctgagggaCTCATCAAGTGGCTTTTAAAAGGTTCCATGTCGTTTGGTTGTTGGGCGTCCACAAAGGCCCTCAGCAAGTTTCTGTTGGATGTGACTGACCAATGTAACACAAGTATTTAG
- the cep72 gene encoding centrosomal protein of 72 kDa isoform X3 has product MAAECLTTVTEQWIRDRLQLKRPCLGDVRSLSLPGTHREKIRHLGTALNNFVRLKSLDLSYNALVSVKGIQHLKLLERLILYYNCIPSLEEVKELYELPALTELDLRLNPLTKGHPHYRSHVVHAMPNLRKLDGCSVRDTERKAAIMQFSSDLLPQQDSSSVNQTADLRGSNQRLALVNRLTKRLSLLTDTDDIVLNFVATDHGCQNEAQPLSDSVRKETEQVKREESFTDFTDQRSSTPKKEIAKSILRNPPTRYEEHRPVPGKQKQKDLPKQTRLVARGHFTPNPDQSCCHSSSFINIRPPSPRRPGLNLSNPSNPILHPPRLTYSSFNKTEGSSSLVQKEEKKKRGSYRKPLEMLLNLVDKHWAGERSLHQNNNFLSQAVQILSMMENDISSREAEVRTLRREADALSFQAAAREEEYKTEVRKLSAQLEEADGAARKLNEQLRIVLEENVALQKQLIKLERQYLKSMMKSSPITQIKEAQTEVEELRKEIEGLRGKVQEAEKVKELSNMLQESHRSLVATNECLLAELKGSAEL; this is encoded by the exons ATGGCGGCGGAGTGTCTGACAACAGTAACAGAGCAATGGATACGGGATAGATTACAATTAAAACGCCCATGTCTTG GTGATGTCCGGTCATTGAGCCTCCCGGGGACACACAGGGAGAAGATCAGACATCTGGGAACCGCACTGAATAACTTTGTCCGTCTGAAGTCTCTGGACCTCTCCTACAACGCGCTCGTATCCGTTAAG GGGATTCAGCATTTGAAACTGCTGGAGAGGCTGATCCTGTACTATAACTGCATACCTTCCCTTGAAGAGGTGAAAGAGCTGTATGAGCTGCCAGCTTTGACAGAGCTGGACCTCAGACTCAACCCTCTGACCAAGGGTCACCCACATTACCGCAGTCACGTGGTACATGCCATGCCCAACCTACGCAAACTAG ATGGGTGTTCAGTCAGAGACACTGAACGCAAAGCTGCCATAATGCAGTTCTCCTCTGACCTTCTGCCTCAGCAGGACAGCTCATCTGTGAATCAGACAGCTGACCTAAG AGGCAGCAATCAGAGGCTGGCTTTAGTTAACCGCTTAACCAAGAGGCTCTCTCTCCTGACCGACACGGATGACATTGTGTTGAATTTTGTTGCGACTGATCATGGATGCCAAAATGAagctcagcccctctctgaCTCAGTTCGTAAGGAAACAGAGC AAGTCAAGAGGGAAGAATCTTTTACAGATTTTACAGATCAAAGGAGTTCTACGCCAAAAAAG gaaATTGCTAAATCCATCCTCAGGAATCCCCCCACAAGATACG AGGAACATAGGCCTGtgcctggaaaacaaaagcaaaaggaCCTCCCAAAACAAACCAGACTTGTAGCCAGAGGACATTTTACCCCCAATCCTG ATCAAAGTTGCTGTCACAGTTCGTCATTTATTAATATCCGGCCTCCCAGTCCACGTCGGCCTGGTTTAAATCTGTCTAACCCATCTAACCCCATCTTACATCCTCCAAGACTGACTTATTCCAGCTTCAACAAGACAGAGGGCAGCTCCAGCCTAgtgcagaaagaggaaaagaaaaaaagg GGTAGTTATAGGAAACCACTGGAGATGCTCCTCAACCTCGTGGACAAACACTGGGCGGGAGAGAGATCACTgcatcaaaacaacaacttcCTGT CTCAGGCAGTCCAGATCCTCTCAATGATGGAAAATGATATTTCCAGTCGGGAGGCTGAGGTCAGGACCTTAAGACGGGAAgctgatgcactgagcttcCAAGCAGCTGCGCGAGAGGAAGAGTACAAAACTGAAGTCCGTAAGCTCTCTGCTCAGCTGGAGGAAGCTGATGGTGCAGCT AGGAAACTAAATGAGCAGCTGAGGATTGTCTTGGAGGAAAATGTGGCTCTGCAGAAACAGCTCATCAAGTTAGAACGGCAGTATCTCAAGTCTATGATGAAAAGTTCACCTATTACTCAGATTAAAG AGGCTCAGACAGaagtggaggagctgaggaagGAGATTGAGGGGTTGAGGGGAAAAGTACAGGAGGCTGAGAAAGTCAAAGAATTGTCCAATATGCTGCAAGAAAGCCACAG GTCCCTGGTGGCTACTAACGAGTGTTTGCTAGCAGAGCTGAAGGGAAGTGCTGAACTTTAA